Proteins encoded by one window of Lates calcarifer isolate ASB-BC8 linkage group LG7_1, TLL_Latcal_v3, whole genome shotgun sequence:
- the LOC108896844 gene encoding uncharacterized protein LOC108896844 has product MLLKLRVQVGGKKVIALRHVTEQAPAVPRATLCSFPLIHLSRQLKERFDELTKCQQQVSVGAGGAQNVHQKQQKRTHLGTREEMRRCHPGPPFLLTSAERDQRQEPERPAGLILILRQAGHPPTDRWGTAHGYINTVQAHPPAPPVKWPLIGAQEAAAMATSCLAIPWMEIVEGGDFGLQNPLQTKPPPPNFSSLVSPVCLCLMSVFFIFVCYLCQRL; this is encoded by the exons ATGTTGTTAAAATTACGTGTACaagttggagggaaaaaagttatAGCCTTAAGACACGTTACAGAGCAAGCTCCTGCTGTCCCGAGAGCAACCCTCTGCTCATTTCCATTAATTCACCTGTCACGTCAACTGAAGGAGCGGTTCGACGAGTTGACAAAATGTCAGCAACAGGTGTCTGTCGGCGCGGGAGGGGCTCAAAATGTCcatcaaaaacagcaaaaaag AACTCACCTTGGGACTCGGGAGGAGATGCGTCGCTGCCATCCAGGTCCGCCATTTCTCCTGACGTCAGCTGAGAGGGATCAGAGGCAGGAACCCGAGCGACCTGCTGgactgatcctgatcctgagaCAGGCCGGGCACCCTCCCACGGACAGGTGGGGGACGGCACATGGTTACATCAAT ACCGTGCAGGCTCACCCCCCCGCGCCCCCAGTAAAATGGCCACTGATTGGTGCACAGGAAGCTGCAGCCATGGCAACCAGCTGTTTGGCAATTCCTTGGATGGAGATAGTGGAGGGAGGAGATTTTGGCCT acaaaacCCCCTCCAGACGAAGCCACCACCCCCTAACTTCTCCTCTTTagtgtctcctgtgtgtttgtgcttgatgtctgttttttttatttttgtttgttaccTCTGTCAGAGGCTTTGA